Proteins from one Harpia harpyja isolate bHarHar1 chromosome 24, bHarHar1 primary haplotype, whole genome shotgun sequence genomic window:
- the LOC128135784 gene encoding natterin-3-like: MLRCELFLTATLLFLGRGSSGADGPAKILSVGVMGRRPLQPPAASWSFPRRKRDVEPPSYLKWVAFEGKLPADAVSNWNDYAKRMEYVCSTGVLGCNTGAYVPDRGPFCFFPFAEGEQSTPTFKVLVNVGDFEALDWVDASFGSVPENAVEGCPSVDVFVGRNRYGLGKVTKEQRAAFVVVDGEEVWYKWYQVLVVKKGPADITISDVRYNISGAVEHGEDVTLTKTTMKNEGCQGVRKAVTLEEATEMEHDWEIDQRVFATIRGVLRAAVLAFNGTGWEVTNVNNIPWVGGASTSEYVVHTRVIEEEVRPQMVCTVALEGRRLDVRVPFTAQLTRNFGDGQAHHVAVTGWARSRAVVGVRASVKQCWPITDVSPCRA; the protein is encoded by the exons ATGCTGAGGTGTGAG TTATTCCTCACcgccaccctcctcttcctcggccGTGGAAGCAGCGGGGCTGATGGACCTGCCAAAATCCTGTCGGTGGGAGTGATGGGAAGGAGACCTCTGCAGCCCCCAG CCGCCAGCTGGAGCTTTCCCCGGAGGAAGCGAGATGTGGAGCCACCTTCATACCTGAAGTGGGTGGCTTTTGAAGGCAAGCTGCCCGCCGATGCCGTCTCCAACTGGAACGACTATGCCAAGAGGATGGAGTATGTCTGCTCAacaggagtgctcggctgcaacACTGGTGCCTACGTCCCCGACCGAGGTCCCTTCTGCTTCTTCCCGTTTGCAGAAGGGGAGCAGAGCACCCCCACCTTCAAGGTGTTAGTCAACGTGGGAGACTTTGAGGCGCTGGACTGGGTGGACGCCTCCTTCGGCAGCGTGCCCGAAAACGCCGTGGAGGGCTGCCCATCCGTTGATGTCTTCGTTGGGAGGAACCGCTATGGCTTGGGCAAGGTCACCAAAGAGCAGAGGGCTGCCTTCGTAGTGGTGGATGGTGAGGAGGTTTGGTACAAGTGGTACCAAGTCTTGGTGGTCAAGAAGGGCCCAGCAGACATCACCATCTCCGATGTCCGCTACAACATCAGCGGGGCAGTGGAACACGGGGAGGACGTCACCCTGACGAAGACCACGATGAAGAATGAGGGCTGCCAAGGGGTGCGGAAAGCTGTCACCTTGGAGGAGGCCACTGAGATGGAGCACGACTGGGAGATAGACCAGAGGGTCTTCGCCACCATCCGTGGGGTGTTGCGAGCCGCCGTCTTGGCCTTCAATGGGACGGGCTGGGAGGTCACCAATGTCAACAACATcccctgggtggggggagccAGCACCAGCGAGTATGTTGTCCATACCCGCGTGATTGAGGAGGAGGTGCGGCCCCAGATGGTGTGCACGGTGGCCCTGGAGGGACGCCGGTTGGACGTCCGCGTCCCTTTCACCGCGCAACTGACCCGTAATTTTGGCGACGGTCAAGCGCACCATGTGGCTGTGACGGGGTGGGCTCGCAGCCGGGCGGTGGTGGGTGTCAGGGCCAGTGTCAAGCAGTGCTGGCCCATCACCGATGTCTCACCATGCCGGGCGTAG
- the CHMP2A gene encoding LOW QUALITY PROTEIN: charged multivesicular body protein 2a (The sequence of the model RefSeq protein was modified relative to this genomic sequence to represent the inferred CDS: inserted 2 bases in 1 codon) — protein MDLLFGRRKTPEELLRQNQRALARAMRELDRERQKLEAQEKKIIVDIKKMAKQGQMDAVKIMAKDLVRTRRYVKKFITMRANVQAVSLKIQTLKSNNSMAQAMKGVTKAMATMNRQLKLPQIQKIMMEFEKQAEIMDMKEELMNDAIDDAMGDEDDEEESDAVVSQVLDELGLNLTDELATLPPAGGXSLAAGEGRAPEAAAALADADADLEERLKNLRRD, from the exons ATGGACCTGCTGTTCGGGCGCCGGAAAACGCCAGAAGAGTTGCTGCGGCAGAACCAGCGGGCGCTGGCCCGCGCCATGCGGGAACTCGACCGCGAGCGCCAGAAGCTCGAAGCGCAGGAGAAGAAGATCATCGTCGACATCAAGAAGATGGCCAAGCAGGGCCAGATG GATGCGGTGAAGATTATGGCGAAGGACTTGGTGCGGACGCGGCGTTATGTGAAGAAGTTCATCACCATGAGGGCCAACGTCCAGGCTGTGTCCCTCAAGATCCAGACCCTCAAGTCCAACAACTCCATGGCCCAGGCCATGAAGGGTGTCACCAAGGCCATGGCCACTATGAACCGGCAG CTGAAGCTGCCCCAGATCCAGAAGATCATGATGGAGTTTGAGAAGCAGGCGGAGATTATGGACATGAAAGAGGAGCTAATGAACGACGCCATCGATGACGCCATGGGGGACGAGGACGATGAGGAAGAGAG CGACGCGGTGGTGTCACAGGTGCTGGATGAGCTGGGGCTGAACCTGACCGACGAGCTGGCca ccctgccccccgCCGGGGG GTCGCtggcggcgggggaggggcgggcgcCCGAGGCCGCGGCCGCGCTGGCCGACGCCGACGCCGACCTGGAGGAGCGGCTCAAGAACCTGCGCCGGGACTGA
- the UBE2M gene encoding NEDD8-conjugating enzyme Ubc12: protein MIKLFSLKQQKKEEESAGGTKGTSKKASAAQLRIQKDINELNLPKTCEIDFSDQDDLLHFRLLICPDEGFYKGGKFVFSFKVGQGYPHDPPKVKCETMVYHPNIDLEGNVCLNILREDWKPVLTINSIIYGLQYLFLEPNPEDPLNKEAAEVLQSNRRLFEQNVQRSLRGGYVGATYFERCLK from the exons ATGATCAAGCTCTTCTCGCTGAAGCaacagaagaaggaggaggaatcGGCGGGCGGCACCAAGGGCACCAGCAAAAAGGCCTCGGCCGCCCAGCTCCGCATCCAGAAAG acATCAACGAGCTGAACCTGCCCAAGACGTGTGAGATCGACTTCTCCGACCAGGACGACCTGCTGCACTTCCGCCTCCTCATCTGCCCCGACGAG GGCTTCTACAAGGGAGGGAAATTCGTCTTCAGTTTTAAG GTCGGCCAGGGCTACCCCCACGACCCGCCGAAGGTGAAGTGTGAGACGATGGTTTATCACCCCAACATCGACCTGGAGGGCAACGTCTGCCTCAACATCCTCAG AGAGGACTGGAAGCCCGTCCTGACGATAAACTCCATCATCTACGGCCTGCAGTACCTCTTCCTG GAGCCGAACCCCGAGGACCCCCTGAACAAGGAGGCGGCGGAGGTGCTGCAGAGCAACCGGCGTCTCTTCGAGCAGAACGTCCAGCGTTCCCTGCGGGGGGGCTACGTGGGGGCCACCTACTTCGAGCGTTGCCTCAAGTAG